Genomic window (Chloroflexota bacterium):
CGTATCGGCCTTCACCTTACTGGCGCCTTCGACACACCAGCGGGGCGAAGGAATAGGGCGGAACTACAGTGCCAGCGCGAACCTGATCTGAAAAGTTCTTGATTTTATCAAGTCTGGTGGAGCTGAGGGGATTCGAACCCCTGACCCCCTGCTTGCAAAGCAGGTGCTCTTCCGACTGAGCTACAGCCCCTTGCCCTTGTCCTGCGACACAGAAGCGCCCGGGTGGGCGCTTCCGATGCAGTGTCGCTCCTCAATTACAGCAGGCGCGACTCGTTTCCGTCAACTTGACCGGGCGGCAACCCGCCAACGAGCGCTAGTGCGTAAGGATCTGCTCGAGGAACATCTGCGTGCGCGGCTCCTTGGGCGCCGTGAAGAATTCTTCCGCCGTTGCGACCTCCACGATCTCGCCCTCGTCCATGAAGACGACGCGGTTTGCCACGTTTCGCGCGAAGCCCATCTCGTGCGTCACGCAGATCATTGTCATGCCGTCCGCGGCCAGCTCCATCATGACTTTGAGGACCTCGTTGATCATCTCAGGGTCCAGGGCGGACGTCGGCTCGTCGAACATCATCAGCCTGGGGTTCATCGCGAGCGCCCGGGCGATGGCCACGCGCTGCTGCTGCCCGCCGGAGAGCTGGCCGGGATACTTGTCGGCCTGCTCGGGTATGCCCACGCGCTCCAGGAGTTGGTATGCCTGTTCTTCCGCGTCCCTTTGCGGCATGTGACGCACCTTCTGCGGCGCAAGGGTGATGTTCCGCAGTACGGTAAGGTGGGGGAACAGGTTGAACTGCTGGAACACCATTCCGGTTTCCGTGCGGATTTTGGACAACACACGGATGTCGTCCGTAATCTCCTTGCCGTCGACGATGATGCGCCCGCCGTCGTGGCGTTCGAGCTGGTTGATGGTGCGTAAGAGGGTCGACTTGCCGGACCCCGAGGGGCCGATGATCACGACGACCTCGCCTTCCCCAATGGAGATGTTAACGCCATTGAGCGCGGTGAAGGTGCCGAAGCGCTTCACTACGTTCTCCATGCGGACCATCTCGTTGCTGTTCTTCTCCGTCATTGCTTCACCCTCCGCGGAGTTCGCTACCGCCGTTCGCCCACGCCCAGCCGCGATTCAGCGGCGCTGCCGAGCTTGGACAGCAAGTAGGACACCACCCAGTAGATCAGGGCCACTATGATGTAGATCTCAAAGAACGCACCTTCAGCAATGTCAGTTTGGCCGCTCAGGATCTTCTTGGACTTTTCCAGTGTGTTGACCAGCGAGATTGCGGCCAGAAGCGCCGTGTCCTTCCACAGCGCGATGAAACGACCGATGATCGCAGGGATTACGGCGCGGATGGCCTGAGGAAGAACGATGAGTGCATACATCTGCACAGACGACAGCCCCAGGGACTGCGATGCCTCGCGTTGCCCCCTGGGGACGGACTGCAGGCCACCGCGTATGACCTCGGCGATGTATGCGCCGCCGAAGAAGGCAAATACGAACATGACGCGGTACACAAGGTCAATGCTGCTGAAGGCTTCACCAATGGGGCCCAGCTCGTCTTTGAGAAATGTCGCGAAGAGGAGCCAGACCAGCAGGGGCGCCGCCCGAACGACCTCGATGTAGCCCACCGAGGATATGCGGATGGCCAAATACGGCGAGATCCGGCCCAGGGCCAGCGCCATGCCGATGAAGAATGAGAAGAACCCGCCAACGGCGAAGACGAGCATGTCCAGGAAGGCGCTCTCCCAGCCATTGGTGGAAACCCCAAGTTGCAGCAGTACGATGGCTGGGATGAGCAGCACCCACAGCGCCCCGATGCCCTGCAGAACGATCGGGTTGCTGCGATATCTCGAAATCTGCTTGCCAACCCAGGCGCCAATCGCGAGCGTCGCGAAGACGCCGGCCATGAACACCCACGTCGACCCGAAGGGAACAGCCAACCCCAGCGACAGCGCGTACAGCCATGAGGGCGCCCATCCACGGTCCACGACCAGCACGTTGTCTATGCCGGTCACTGTCTGCGTCTGCCCTGCGGACTCGATGACATCGGTGAACTCGTTCTGCTCGATGCGGACCTCTGTACCGAGCCCAAGCGTCAGCACCATCGCCGCGACGACGCCGATGGCGACCAGGTACGGCCGAAGTTTCCCGGCCCATATGCCGTAGGTGACCGATATCAGCGCAACGACTAGGAAGACAGCGATCCAGATGCGGAACGTCTCGTCAGCCGGATAGCTGCCGATGAAGAAGAGCCGCCGGTTGATGGCGACGAGGCCCCAATTCGCCTGGAAGAGCACGTACCGGGCAGTAAGAAACAGCAGCACTACGGCCGCGCCGACGGAAACCAGCGTCAGGGCCGTATTGCCCCGGGTGTTGAACAGGTTGGCTTTCACCCACTCGACGCGCTGGGCAAGGGACGCCGGCCGTATGGCAGTTGAGGTCATCATTTCAGCTGGACGTTCTTATTGATGGTGTTCATGATCATCGAGATGATGAGGTTGGTGAGGATGAAGACTATGAAGATGAACAGGTAGGTCTGCAGCAAGTTACCGGCGTTGTTCACGATGCGGTTGGAGATGAGGACTATCTCGCCATAGGCGATGGCGTGGGCCAACGTCGAGTCCTTATTGGCGTTCTGGTACTCATTGTTCAGGGCAGGGATCATAATGCGCAGCGCCTGCGGCAGCACGATGAGGGTGAACCGTTGATACACGGTGAACCCCAGCGAGGCCGATGCCTCGACTTGCCCGCGCGGAACTGCCTGGATGGACCCGCGCACGATCTCCGCGATGAACGCGCTGAAGTAGAGGGCTAGGGAGACCAGCGCGCTAATGTATCCCAACCCAAGCTGGTTGCCGCCCGCGTAGGTGAAAAACCCGGACTCAGACTGGACCACCTCAGGCAGGGTGACGCGCAACGGGAGCAGCAACGCGAGGAATGAGGCTACGGCCAAACCGACAAAGACGGCGATACCCCATGTGTTGCCCCGCATGACGCGTCCCGTCAACTCCTCCTGCTGTTCCCGGACCCGGCGTACCCACATCGCAATTGCGGCAGCGATGATGAGCGCAATGGGCCAAATCCACCAGATGTCGTTGGTTGGCGCCAGCCACGGGATCGCCAAACCCCGGTTGCTGATGTAGAGGAACCCTCTGATTCCCGATTCTGACTGGATCTGCGGCAATGCCCTGAAGACGCCAAAGGCAAAGAAGAACATGATCAGCAGAAGGGGGAGGTTTCGGAAAGTTTCTACGTAGAACTTGCCCAGCCGGGTGAGGATTGGGTTGTTGGCGAGTCGGGCCACGCCGACGAGGAGACCCATCAGCGAAGACAGAGCGATTGCGAATACGACGACGGAGATGGTGTTGCCCGCGCCCTTGAGCATGCCCAGCCATCGGGGATCGCTCGCCTCGACCTCGAGGGCCGCGAAAATGGAGCTGCGGTCCGGGCTGCCGTAGGGACCGGTGATGAAGCGAAAGTCAAAGAGGTTGGAGAAGATGGAGTACACCAGGTAGATGGCAATGATTGCTGCGGCAAGGCCAACGACTACGTTCACCACTTTGGCGCGGGAGTCACTGTGGTTCCAAACGTCGCTGAGGTATTCTTTCATTACAACGGCCAGAATAACGGCAAAGGCATGGCCCGTGCAAGACGGGCCATGCCTTTCACCATCAGATTTTTGGTATCCGAATTGCTACCGCATCGGCGGCGCGTAGATGAGACCGCCGTCCACGTAGGAGGCGTTCAGCGATCCGGCACGCGTGAGACCAACGGCCTCCAACGTGCTCTCATAGGCTTGGCCGTAGTTGCCTACCTGCTTGATGACGGCCTGCATGAAGGTGCCGGGGATCTTGCCGTGGCCGATGCCCAGGTTGCTGGGAGCGCCGCCGTCAAAGCCGACGCCCAAGAGCCGCGCCACGGTGTTGTTCGGCGGGTTGGCCGCCATGGCGTCAACGTTGCCGGAGTGCACGCCCTGCTCCTCGGCGATGATCATGCCGTTGACCACCCAGCGGACCACGTCCTCCCACTCGGAGTCGTAGTCGCGGACGCTGGGACCAAGGGGTTCCTTGGACAGCGTCTCGGGCAGCACGACGGCGTCGACGCCGTCATCGGACTTGAGGGTGAACTGGTGACCGCCGAGCTGGGATTTGTCAGAGGACCAGGCGTCGCACTGGCCACCGATGAAGGCGCCGCGGATGGCCGCGTTGTCCTGCAGGGTCAGCTCAGAGTAGGTCAGGCCATTCTCTGCAAAGTAGTCGGACACCGCGCCCTGCGTGCTGGTGCCGTCAAGGATGCAGATGGTGGAGCCGCCAAGCTCATTGACGCTGGCGACATCGGAGCCAGCGTGGACCATGATGCCGGCGCCGTCGTAGAAGGTGGTCGGCGCGTAGGCGACTTCGAGGTCGGCGTCGCGACTGGCAGTCCAGGTCGTCGTCCGAATGAGGACGTCGATTTCCTTGGCTGCAAGGAGCTCGAACCGGTTGGCGGAGGTGGCTTCCTTGAACTCTACCTTGCCGGCGTCGCCAAATACGGCTGCCGCCAACGCACGGCAGTAGTCCACATCGTTCCCGGTAGCGGAGCCATCCGGGTTCAGCACACCAAAGCCAGGCGTGTCAGCCTTCACGCCGCAAATCAGGTTACCGCGCTCGATGATGACGTCCAGCGTGTTCTCGCGGGCGTCCTCTCCGCTGTCAGACTCACAAGCTGCTACAACAAATACGAGCAATAATGCGGCAACCACCGCAAATATAGAGACCAGCCTGCCATTTCGGTTCATCTCGCCTCCTATGCCTTTGTATATTAGATACGCCCTACAGGAATCTACCGTCAAACTCGCTCCAATGCAAGAGTCTGAACGGCAGTGAAACGTGAAAATCCATCAACATCCCTGCGCATAGCGTCGTTCTGGCCCGAGTGCGTCACTATGTTGACAAGGCGTAGCAGCTACAAACGAGACCCTTTGTGCTGTGTCTCAACGACAAGTGGGCTATCTACATTCTCTATAGTAATAGGGCATAACCAAGTTGTTTGTCTATAGCAAATATCAAGTTCGTGTCTATGCTTGCGTGGATGAACCTGCCACAGGAACCGTGATGTGCAGGGGTGGTCGTGACGTCAGCAGCAGCAGCGCCGAGACCGCCAGCAGGCCTACACACGGCCACCAGACGCCCTCGTAGCCTCCGGTGTTGTCGGCGACGTAGCCCGTGACCGGCCCGGCCGTCGCGGCGAAGAGCATGGTCGTCAAGAGCGCCACGGACCTGACGGCGCCGGCGTGCTGCCGCCCGAAGTAGGCCGCATACACGATGCCCTGCAGGGCGCCGAGTGAGTTGATCGCAAATGCCCAGATGTAGAGCGCCACGAACATCATGAGGGTGTTTGCCACGTTCAGGGTGAGTATGAAGCACGTCAACATGAAGAGCATATTCAGCGCCAGCAGCCTCTCCACGCCGACAAAGGCCACCTGACGGCCCATCGTCACGGCGCCAACCAGGGTCAGAATCTGCGCCGTTCCCGCCGCGAGCGCCATAAGGCTCGGGTCCATTCCCTCGCCAATGAAGTAGGGGAAACGGAAGATGACCATGGAGGTCGTACAGAAGGTGAACATGCTGTAAGCCAGCGTGACGCGCCAGAACGCCGGCGTGCGAATGGCCTCTGCCCTGGTCCATTGGCGAGCCTCTGGATCGCGAGATGCGCCGGACGCCCCGGACTCCCGTGGGGTGTCGCCGTCGGGCATCAGGCCGATGTCTTCCGGCTGCCGCTTGAAGACAAGCAGTGACACCGGCACGATAACGCTCAGCCCGATGATGCCGAGCGTGAGCCACCCCGTCTTCCACCCGAACTCCAGGATGACCCACTGAACGGCTGGAAATGCAACCAGCAGGCCGAAGGGCGCGCCCATGGAGAGGATGCCGAGGGCGCGGGCACGTTGACGTACGAACCACTTGGCCACGACGGGCGCGCCGTAAATGGAGGCCGGGCCGTGGATGCCCACAAGGCCCGTCACGACGTAGGCGGTGATGAACCACCATTCGGGGTGGAAGAAGCTCAAGCTGCCGAGGAGAATTGCCGCGATGCCTCCCGCGACGGCTAAAAGCACCTTCGCGCCGTAGCGGTCGATGAGGCGGCCGATGAAGAGCCCTCCGACGGCGGCCGCCAGCAGGTGCCCGGTCTGCGTCCAGCCAAAGAGCGCGCGGCCCCAGCCGAGGTCCTCGCGCATGGGCTCGATGAAAAGGCCGTAGGTGGGGCCGGCGAGCGCCATGGCCGTG
Coding sequences:
- a CDS encoding amino acid ABC transporter ATP-binding protein is translated as MVRMENVVKRFGTFTALNGVNISIGEGEVVVIIGPSGSGKSTLLRTINQLERHDGGRIIVDGKEITDDIRVLSKIRTETGMVFQQFNLFPHLTVLRNITLAPQKVRHMPQRDAEEQAYQLLERVGIPEQADKYPGQLSGGQQQRVAIARALAMNPRLMMFDEPTSALDPEMINEVLKVMMELAADGMTMICVTHEMGFARNVANRVVFMDEGEIVEVATAEEFFTAPKEPRTQMFLEQILTH
- a CDS encoding amino acid ABC transporter permease; amino-acid sequence: MMTSTAIRPASLAQRVEWVKANLFNTRGNTALTLVSVGAAVVLLFLTARYVLFQANWGLVAINRRLFFIGSYPADETFRIWIAVFLVVALISVTYGIWAGKLRPYLVAIGVVAAMVLTLGLGTEVRIEQNEFTDVIESAGQTQTVTGIDNVLVVDRGWAPSWLYALSLGLAVPFGSTWVFMAGVFATLAIGAWVGKQISRYRSNPIVLQGIGALWVLLIPAIVLLQLGVSTNGWESAFLDMLVFAVGGFFSFFIGMALALGRISPYLAIRISSVGYIEVVRAAPLLVWLLFATFLKDELGPIGEAFSSIDLVYRVMFVFAFFGGAYIAEVIRGGLQSVPRGQREASQSLGLSSVQMYALIVLPQAIRAVIPAIIGRFIALWKDTALLAAISLVNTLEKSKKILSGQTDIAEGAFFEIYIIVALIYWVVSYLLSKLGSAAESRLGVGERR
- a CDS encoding ABC transporter permease subunit (The N-terminal region of this protein, as described by TIGR01726, is a three transmembrane segment that identifies a subfamily of ABC transporter permease subunits, which specificities that include histidine, arginine, glutamine, glutamate, L-cystine (sic), the opines (in Agrobacterium) octopine and nopaline, etc.); this encodes MKEYLSDVWNHSDSRAKVVNVVVGLAAAIIAIYLVYSIFSNLFDFRFITGPYGSPDRSSIFAALEVEASDPRWLGMLKGAGNTISVVVFAIALSSLMGLLVGVARLANNPILTRLGKFYVETFRNLPLLLIMFFFAFGVFRALPQIQSESGIRGFLYISNRGLAIPWLAPTNDIWWIWPIALIIAAAIAMWVRRVREQQEELTGRVMRGNTWGIAVFVGLAVASFLALLLPLRVTLPEVVQSESGFFTYAGGNQLGLGYISALVSLALYFSAFIAEIVRGSIQAVPRGQVEASASLGFTVYQRFTLIVLPQALRIMIPALNNEYQNANKDSTLAHAIAYGEIVLISNRIVNNAGNLLQTYLFIFIVFILTNLIISMIMNTINKNVQLK
- a CDS encoding amino acid ABC transporter substrate-binding protein, which gives rise to MNRNGRLVSIFAVVAALLLVFVVAACESDSGEDARENTLDVIIERGNLICGVKADTPGFGVLNPDGSATGNDVDYCRALAAAVFGDAGKVEFKEATSANRFELLAAKEIDVLIRTTTWTASRDADLEVAYAPTTFYDGAGIMVHAGSDVASVNELGGSTICILDGTSTQGAVSDYFAENGLTYSELTLQDNAAIRGAFIGGQCDAWSSDKSQLGGHQFTLKSDDGVDAVVLPETLSKEPLGPSVRDYDSEWEDVVRWVVNGMIIAEEQGVHSGNVDAMAANPPNNTVARLLGVGFDGGAPSNLGIGHGKIPGTFMQAVIKQVGNYGQAYESTLEAVGLTRAGSLNASYVDGGLIYAPPMR
- a CDS encoding MFS transporter, which codes for MQQGRKPRLFYGWYVVWGMIVVGATAMALAGPTYGLFIEPMREDLGWGRALFGWTQTGHLLAAAVGGLFIGRLIDRYGAKVLLAVAGGIAAILLGSLSFFHPEWWFITAYVVTGLVGIHGPASIYGAPVVAKWFVRQRARALGILSMGAPFGLLVAFPAVQWVILEFGWKTGWLTLGIIGLSVIVPVSLLVFKRQPEDIGLMPDGDTPRESGASGASRDPEARQWTRAEAIRTPAFWRVTLAYSMFTFCTTSMVIFRFPYFIGEGMDPSLMALAAGTAQILTLVGAVTMGRQVAFVGVERLLALNMLFMLTCFILTLNVANTLMMFVALYIWAFAINSLGALQGIVYAAYFGRQHAGAVRSVALLTTMLFAATAGPVTGYVADNTGGYEGVWWPCVGLLAVSALLLLTSRPPLHITVPVAGSSTQA